The Lentimicrobiaceae bacterium DNA segment GAGGAGACTAAATTAATAGAGGATTACAAAAAGATTCATGCACCCGGCGCCGCCTGGCCTGAAATAACAGCCGGTATGCGGGAGGTTGGAATCGTGGATATGGAGATCTATATCCTGGGTACCAAATTATTTATGATCATGGATACAGTTGCGGATTTCGACCACGACAAGGCCATGGCGGCCTTGGCAAAGAAGCCCAGGCAAAGCGAATGGGAAGCCTACGTCTCCAGGTTTCAGCAATCCTCAGCCGAAGCAACTGCCGATGAAAAGTGGCAATTGATGGAGCGGATATACAAACTGGACAAATAAAAACCGGTGATCACAGAACTTGAGAAGTCTCTGTTTTAAACTTGCGGATTAACAAAAAGATGTTGCGTAACATTTTTTTTAGTACGCAAACCTTTCCGCAAACCTTTGCGCTAAATTGTTGATTTTTAAGCCTTGCAGGAATTATATATTTGATCAATATTTGCATGAGAGAAAAATGCGGACATGAATGCTATTCATTCATTTACAGCGTTTTTTGACTCTGTTATGATAAATTTATTTTGGAATATTTAAATTAAAAGGGATGAAAAAGATTGTAGTAGCCGGAGCCGGTGGTTTTATTGGCGGTCACCTGACCAAAAGGTTGAAAGAGATGGGTAATGATGTACGTGCGGTGGATAAAAAGCCTTTGAACCAGTGGTACCAGGTTCATGCGGATGTCGAAAATCTGGTTCTTGATTTGAATAGCAAAGAAAACTGCTACACGGCATTGAATGGATACAATGAAGTCTTCAATCTCGCCGCTGATATGGGCGGCATGGGTTTCATCGAGACTCATAAGGCAGAATGCATGCTGAGCGTACTGATCAATACGCACTTGCTGATGGCTGCAAAGGATTTGGGAATTGACAGGTTCTTTTATGCCTCCTCGGCTTGTGTTTACAATGGTGAAAAGCAACAGGATGTCAACAATCCGGGTTTGAAAGAGTCGGATGCTTATCCCGCCCAGTCGGAAGATGGTTATGGATGGGAAAAATTGTTTTCTGAAAGGATGTGCCGTCATTTCAGGGAAGATTATGGAATTAATACCCGGGTTGCCCGTTTTCACAATGTTTACGGACCTCATGGGACCTGGGACGGAGGACGCGAAAAGGCGCCGGCTGCCATGTGCCGCAAAGTGCTTGAAGCAGAATTGTACGGGAAAGATGAGATCAATATATGGGGTGATGGTGAACAGACCAGAAGTTTCATTGACATTACCGAGTGTGTAGAGGGGATTCTTAAAATCATGTACAGCGACATCATCGAGCCGATCAATCTGGGAAGCAGCGAAATGGTTTCAATCAATCAGTTGGTGGATATCGTTGAGAAAATTGGCCACATCAAACTGAAAAGAACCTATGATTTGGATGCTCCAAAAGGTGTACGCGGACGCAACAGTGACAATACCCTCATCCTTGAACTTTTGGGATGGGAACCAACACTGCCATTGGCTGTCGGCATGAAGGAGACCTACGACTGGATCAAAACCCAAATGATAAGCGGCGGAAAAAAATAGTGGCAAATTGAACCTATGACAGATAAAAAAGTATTGGTCAGTGGCTGCTACGATCTGCTTCATGCGGGACACATTGCCTTTTTTAAGACTGCGGCGCAGTACGGGAAGCTCTATGTGAGTCTTGGACAGGACGAAAATCTTTTGCGGCTAAAGGGGAAAAAGCCCTATTTCTCGCAGGAAGAAAGAGCCTATATGGTTGGTGCAGTAAAATATGTTTCAGAAGCCTTTGTTGCCTCAGGCGAGGGTATGCTCGATTTCGAAGAGGACATGAAGCGTATAAAGCCTGACTATTTTGTAGTGAATTCGGATGGTTACACTGATGGTAAAAAGCGTCTTTGTGAAGAGAACAATGTCGAACTGATCGTTCTGGAGCGTATTCCGGAGGAGGGACTGCCTGCCAGATCCAGTTCGCAATCCAAAAAAGAGTTGAAATTTCCTTACCGGCTCTGCCTGGCAGGGGGATGGATGGATCAACCCTGGGTTTCGAAGGTTCACAGCGGACCCTGTGTGGTCGTTCAGATCTGGCCGGATATCGATTTCAATGATCGTTCGGGAATGGCCACCAGTTCGCGTAAAATTGCACGCGAATTGTGGGGGGACAAGGTCCCGGAAGGAGACCAGGTACGCAATGCCAAATTGCTTTTCGGAGCCGAAAACCCTCCCGGATCAGAGTATATTTCAGGTTCCCAGGATCAATTGGGGATTCTTTTGCCCGGCGCGAACCGATTGGATTATGATGGAAAATTCTGGCCAAACAACATAGAATCGACTGTCGATCCAGATACTTGCGAATGGTTGTCCAAAGTTTTGCACCTCATTCCGCTTGCCCCAAGGCCTGAAGGATATGATCCGTTACTTGAAAAGCACCTATCGATTGAAAACGTTGGTGAATTGGCCGATTCGTGCCAATTGTGTTGGGAAGGCATCGTGGAAAAGGATGTTAAAAAGCTGGGAGAAGGGATGAAAGGAACCTTCCTGTCCTGGAAAAAAATGTTGCCATACACTGTTCCCGATTGGGTTTGGGAAGAGATGAATACCAAATGGTTTTCCAATTATCCGGGGGCAATTACCTCAGGAAGTGGAGGTGGATATGTCATTGTGGCTTCTGAGGAGGAGATTCCGGGAGCATTGAAAATCAAGGTAAAATATTAATTAGATAATGAACCGCAACTATTGTCTGATCATGGCAGGAGGGTCAGGGACCCGCTTTTGGCCGCGTAGCAGGGTAAGCAAACCCAAGCAGTATCTCAATATTTTTGGAGAAGAGTCACTGATTCAGGAGACTGTAAAGCGGTTTTCGAAATTTTTGCCGGAAGAGCGTATTTATATTATCTCGGCCAAATCCCAACAGGATGTCCTGGAGGAACAAATTACCAATCTTCCGCATAGAAACCTGATTTATGAACCGGTCGGCAAAAATACCTTGCCTGCCATAGGTTTGGCAGCCCTGATCATTGCTGAAAAAGATCCTGAAGGAATACTGATTGTTTCTCCTTCCGACCATCTCATCGATAATGAGAAGCTCTTCAAAGATACCATTGAATCGGCTGCTCTGGTAGCAGAGAAAACGAATGGAATCGTGACAATAGGGATTACCCCGAAATACCCGGCTACCGGATATGGATATGTTCAAACTTCAGAAGAGGTAAAACTTGGGCAGCTGATTAAATCCTATTCTGTCAGGCAGTTTGTTGAGAAGCCTAACGTTGAAGTTGCTACAGGGTATCTTCAACAGGGGGGATTTTTCTGGAACAGCGGAATTTTTATTTTCAAAGTCTCCGTTTTTCTGGATTCGGTGAAAAAATATGCGCCTGAGCTTTATGCATCCCTTGAAGAAATCAGAACTTATATTGGTACTGAACAGTTCGAAACTGCACTGGACAAAATTTACAGAGAGGTTACTTCGATTTCTATTGACTATGGCATTCTGGAGAAGGCACAAAATGTTTTTTTGGTACAGGGCGACTTTGTCTGGAACGATTTGGGCAGTTGGGAAGAGGTCTATAAATATAGCCCAAAGGACGAAAATCTGAATGCCCTGAGCGGGAAGGTGATCGTTCGGGAGACAAAGAATTCATTTGTCCATGCACAGGATAGTTTAGTTGCTGTAGTCGGGCTGGAAGATGTGATTGTCGTTCAGGAGGGGAATACCATTCTGGTCTGCAAGCGCGATCAGGCTGAAAATATCAAACAGGTGGTCAGTGAAATTGACGGAAGGAAACTCTATCAATACCTCTAAAAAAAACTTCAAGAACTTTAGAAAAGTTGCAACAATTATAAAATAGAAGGAAAATAGTATGTAACTTTTCTAAAGTTGGAAAGCTATAAAATAGAAGGAAAATAGTATGTAACTTTTCTAAAGTTGGAGAACGGGAACTATTGGATTAACTAATAAAAAGCGGAAAAGATGAAAAGAAAAATTGATTCACTAACAAGTATGGCGATGCTGATCATCGTGCTCAGCATGATGACAACAGTTCCTGTGCTGGCACAGAATTTTACGTCAGCTCCGGAATCTTTCAAGCAGTACACCTATCCGGAGTGGTTCCGTGATGCCAAATTTGGTATCTGGGCGCACTGGGGTCCGCAGGCAGTTCCCCGACAGGGAGACTGGTATGCAAAGCAGTTGTATCAGGAGGGTAGCGGCGATTACAAATACCATGTAGCGCATTACGGTCACCCGTCCAAATTTGGTTACAAAGACATCATTCCTTTGTGGAAAGCAGAGAGGTGGGATCCTGAGCAATTGATGGCATTGTACAAAAAAGTAGGAGCCAAATATTTTGTCAGCATGGCCACCCATCATGATAATTTCTTTTTGTGGAACTCCAAAATTCACAAATGGAATGCGGTGAATATGGGGCCTAAAAAAGACGTGGTTGGCTTGTGGCAAAAGGCAGCCAAAAAGGAGGGGTTGCGTTTTGGGGTATCCGAACACCTGGGAGCAAGTTATACCTGGTTCCAGTCGAGCAGGGGCGCCGACAAAACCAGTCCGATGGCAGGCGTTCCTTACGATGGAACCAATCCGGAATTCGAAGATCTGTATCATCCTAAAACCGCGGCTGACGACAAAGAGTGGTTGACCACCAATCTGGATAACCAGAAAAACTGGCTTGCCTGCATCACCGAGTTGATAGACATGTACAAACCAGACCTGCTCTATTCAGACAGTGAACTTCCTTTCGGAGAAGTTGGCAGGAACATGCTGGCGCATTATTACAACCAGGATATCTCCAAAAACAACGGCAAACTTGAGGCTGTTTACACCTGCAAGCTGCGTGCCTCAGAAGGAAGATGGGTACAGGATCTTGAGCGGGGAGCCATGGATTCCATCAGTCCTTATCCCTGGCAAACCGATACATCCATTGGCGACTGGTACTACCGCACCGGACAAAAATACATGACAGGAACGCAGGTCATCCAGATGCTGATCGACATTGTGAGCAAAAATGGCAACCTGTTGCTCAATGTGGTACAAACTCCGGAAGGAGATCTCGAACCCGATGTTCTGGCTATTTTGGATGTGATCGCTAAATGGACTCCGGCAAATGGTGAAGGCATCTACGGCACACGTCCCTGGAAAATTTATGGCGAGGGACCGACAACAAAGAAAAGTCAGGAAAAGGGGAGATTTGGTGGGGTGAAAGATGTGCGTCCCTATGACTCTTCAGACATTCGGTTTACCCAAAAAGGGGAAACGCTTTATGCATTTTGCATGAAAATCCCTGTGGCGGATGTGAAAATTGTCTCTCTGGGAAATAACTCGAAATTGTCTGATAAAAAGATCAAATCTGTTTCCCTTCTTGGGAGTAAGGAAAAGTTGAGCTGGAAACAGGAAGCTGATGCCTTGGTGATTAACAGACCGGCCAAACTGCCCGAATGGGAAGTGGCAACGTTTAAGGTTGAGTTTAAGAAATAAAACAGGGGAATTCATTCATTTTTGCACTTGGATTCTGTTTCAATGGCTATGCTACTGACGTAAATATCTTTAGTCTAATAGCCGTAGCTTAAAATTGAATTAGTCAATTCAATATTTGTTTCCGTAGCTCCGGGAATAGAGATTGCTCCTGCTCCTAGTGCGAAAACGACGTGGCTGCAATAGTTGTGGCTGATTTCAGAAGGTCTCTGCGTTTCATTGGTGTAGAATTGATAGAATAAAATTACCCGAAGCTAAAATTCCACTAAATTCACAAAATTTTTAATGCGAGCGATGTGAGCAGCCAATCCAAATTTGTGAATCGCTCAATTTAGGTATTACTATACGCAAACTACGATTTTAACTGACTATAGTGTGTTTTTTCCCTTTCAACTTTTTACTTTTGCCTTTTTATTTTTGGTCTGACACAACTACCGCTTAAAGCTTAACAGAATATTGTAATAAACAAAAAATAATGAAGTTTGCCATTTTATACTTAAACAACCTGAATATCAGTTCGGTTGAAAAGACCTATTCAAAAACAATCAAGCAGTTACAGGAAGGCGATTTTAAAAGCGCTGATGTGCGAAAAATGGCGGGTACCGGTTATTACAGGGCAAGACTTGATATTCGCGACAGGTTGCTTTTTACCTTTGCAAGCTACGACGGGAAAAGGTATTTGATTGTTTTAGAAGTTATTAAAAATCACCAATATAGTAGCAGCCGGTTTTTACGTGGCGCTGTTCTTCCTGATGAAGATAAGTTTGTGCCGGTGCTGTCGCCCGACGAAATTACTGTTGCTGAAGATTTCATTTTTATCAATCACAAATCGAACCGGATACACTTGCTCAATAAGTTCATCTCGTTCGATAATATACAGAATTTCATCTATTCACTTTATCCGCCATTGATTATTGTAGGTTCGGCCG contains these protein-coding regions:
- a CDS encoding NAD-dependent epimerase/dehydratase family protein, giving the protein MKKIVVAGAGGFIGGHLTKRLKEMGNDVRAVDKKPLNQWYQVHADVENLVLDLNSKENCYTALNGYNEVFNLAADMGGMGFIETHKAECMLSVLINTHLLMAAKDLGIDRFFYASSACVYNGEKQQDVNNPGLKESDAYPAQSEDGYGWEKLFSERMCRHFREDYGINTRVARFHNVYGPHGTWDGGREKAPAAMCRKVLEAELYGKDEINIWGDGEQTRSFIDITECVEGILKIMYSDIIEPINLGSSEMVSINQLVDIVEKIGHIKLKRTYDLDAPKGVRGRNSDNTLILELLGWEPTLPLAVGMKETYDWIKTQMISGGKK
- a CDS encoding L-rhamnose mutarotase, coding for MKYAGTPERPAFRRFCKMLSLKEETKLIEDYKKIHAPGAAWPEITAGMREVGIVDMEIYILGTKLFMIMDTVADFDHDKAMAALAKKPRQSEWEAYVSRFQQSSAEATADEKWQLMERIYKLDK
- a CDS encoding mannose-1-phosphate guanylyltransferase; translated protein: MNRNYCLIMAGGSGTRFWPRSRVSKPKQYLNIFGEESLIQETVKRFSKFLPEERIYIISAKSQQDVLEEQITNLPHRNLIYEPVGKNTLPAIGLAALIIAEKDPEGILIVSPSDHLIDNEKLFKDTIESAALVAEKTNGIVTIGITPKYPATGYGYVQTSEEVKLGQLIKSYSVRQFVEKPNVEVATGYLQQGGFFWNSGIFIFKVSVFLDSVKKYAPELYASLEEIRTYIGTEQFETALDKIYREVTSISIDYGILEKAQNVFLVQGDFVWNDLGSWEEVYKYSPKDENLNALSGKVIVRETKNSFVHAQDSLVAVVGLEDVIVVQEGNTILVCKRDQAENIKQVVSEIDGRKLYQYL
- a CDS encoding alpha-L-fucosidase, which encodes MLIIVLSMMTTVPVLAQNFTSAPESFKQYTYPEWFRDAKFGIWAHWGPQAVPRQGDWYAKQLYQEGSGDYKYHVAHYGHPSKFGYKDIIPLWKAERWDPEQLMALYKKVGAKYFVSMATHHDNFFLWNSKIHKWNAVNMGPKKDVVGLWQKAAKKEGLRFGVSEHLGASYTWFQSSRGADKTSPMAGVPYDGTNPEFEDLYHPKTAADDKEWLTTNLDNQKNWLACITELIDMYKPDLLYSDSELPFGEVGRNMLAHYYNQDISKNNGKLEAVYTCKLRASEGRWVQDLERGAMDSISPYPWQTDTSIGDWYYRTGQKYMTGTQVIQMLIDIVSKNGNLLLNVVQTPEGDLEPDVLAILDVIAKWTPANGEGIYGTRPWKIYGEGPTTKKSQEKGRFGGVKDVRPYDSSDIRFTQKGETLYAFCMKIPVADVKIVSLGNNSKLSDKKIKSVSLLGSKEKLSWKQEADALVINRPAKLPEWEVATFKVEFKK
- a CDS encoding adenylyltransferase/cytidyltransferase family protein — its product is MTDKKVLVSGCYDLLHAGHIAFFKTAAQYGKLYVSLGQDENLLRLKGKKPYFSQEERAYMVGAVKYVSEAFVASGEGMLDFEEDMKRIKPDYFVVNSDGYTDGKKRLCEENNVELIVLERIPEEGLPARSSSQSKKELKFPYRLCLAGGWMDQPWVSKVHSGPCVVVQIWPDIDFNDRSGMATSSRKIARELWGDKVPEGDQVRNAKLLFGAENPPGSEYISGSQDQLGILLPGANRLDYDGKFWPNNIESTVDPDTCEWLSKVLHLIPLAPRPEGYDPLLEKHLSIENVGELADSCQLCWEGIVEKDVKKLGEGMKGTFLSWKKMLPYTVPDWVWEEMNTKWFSNYPGAITSGSGGGYVIVASEEEIPGALKIKVKY